The proteins below are encoded in one region of Streptomyces sp. NBC_00490:
- a CDS encoding exo-rhamnogalacturonan lyase family protein — MPGVDRRTVIKGAAAAAAAAQFSWAQSRTAAAADADDTELHWLEGATPDAHAGTTWGVPWARGAYRPEQRFRLTTAAGDDVPLQSWVTGHWPDGSVKWTAHAIAPGAPKASAYKLAAGSPAAPERKVTVTRSGGRVEVSTGVITAVFGTKGSDTVVRSVRRGAAEIARDGKLVALRQESVREGADVESFAGRVEKVEIEQDGPVRAVVRVEGRHRKGGRGWLPYTLRFSFFAGADSFRLVHTFVWDGEQKPGSDQGDFLRGLGVRFTVPLSDQPYDRHIRFADSGGGLFSEAVQGITGLRRDPGAAVRGAQIAGEKLPDTATWDTRVAGRLAYIPAWGDYTLTQPNADGYTVRKRTKAGYGWIHAAAGRRAGGFGYVGGASGGLSFGLRDFWQRHPAQLDVRGAHTEAAEATVWLYSPEALPLDLRFYHDGLGQDTYEKQSDGGLEITYEDYEPGFGTPYGIARTSELTFWAVEKTPSADVLAAQAAATATPPLLTATPERLHAAGVFGDWAPVDRSDKARAVVEDRLDELFAYYVGQREQHRWYGFLDYGDVQHTYDNDRHVWRYDVGGFAWDNSELGTDLWLWYHFLRTGSAEVFRFAEAMTRHTGEVDVYHLGKWAGLGTRHGVQHWADSAKQVRISTAANRRFYYFLTGDERTGDLLSELVDVERTFLAVDPQRKVRTDGYTPGDRHALSVGFGTDWGGISAAWLTEWERQGPKAAQARAKLVNSVRTIAAQPNGFFTGTGLLDADTGEFAVTTGTAVSVSHLSAVFGLVETNSELVSLFGDEEPEFRTAWLNYAQYYNGTDAQKRQLTGSTWKSALPAAHSRITAYAAHHRDDATLAKRAWNEFYAGSDTYFPSNDWNPVTVRTPAVLRTTEEIPWISTNSSAQWALAAIQNLALIGDRIPS, encoded by the coding sequence GTGCCCGGCGTCGACCGACGCACCGTCATCAAGGGCGCCGCAGCCGCGGCCGCCGCGGCCCAGTTCTCCTGGGCCCAGTCCCGTACCGCCGCAGCGGCCGACGCGGACGACACCGAACTCCACTGGCTGGAGGGCGCGACGCCCGACGCCCACGCCGGCACCACCTGGGGCGTGCCATGGGCCCGCGGGGCGTACCGGCCGGAGCAGCGGTTCCGGCTGACGACCGCCGCCGGCGACGACGTTCCCCTCCAGAGCTGGGTCACCGGCCACTGGCCCGACGGCTCGGTGAAGTGGACCGCGCACGCGATCGCGCCCGGCGCCCCGAAGGCCTCCGCGTACAAGCTCGCGGCGGGCAGCCCGGCGGCCCCCGAGCGGAAGGTCACCGTCACCCGGTCCGGCGGCCGGGTCGAGGTGTCGACCGGTGTCATCACGGCCGTGTTCGGCACCAAGGGCTCCGACACCGTCGTGCGCAGCGTGCGGCGCGGTGCGGCCGAGATCGCGCGGGACGGGAAGCTGGTCGCCCTGCGGCAGGAGTCCGTGCGCGAGGGCGCCGACGTCGAGAGCTTCGCCGGGCGGGTCGAGAAGGTCGAGATCGAGCAGGACGGTCCGGTCCGGGCCGTCGTCCGCGTCGAGGGCCGGCACCGCAAGGGCGGCCGCGGCTGGCTGCCGTACACCCTGCGCTTCTCCTTCTTCGCGGGCGCGGACTCCTTCCGCCTCGTGCACACCTTCGTCTGGGACGGCGAGCAGAAGCCCGGCTCCGACCAGGGCGACTTCCTGCGCGGCCTCGGTGTCCGCTTCACCGTGCCGCTGAGTGACCAGCCCTACGACCGGCACATACGCTTCGCCGACTCCGGCGGCGGACTCTTCAGCGAGGCGGTCCAGGGCATCACGGGGCTGCGCCGCGACCCGGGCGCGGCGGTCCGCGGTGCCCAGATCGCCGGAGAGAAGCTGCCCGACACCGCCACCTGGGACACCCGCGTCGCCGGCCGCCTCGCCTACATCCCGGCCTGGGGCGACTACACACTCACCCAGCCCAACGCCGACGGCTACACCGTCCGCAAGCGCACCAAGGCGGGCTACGGCTGGATCCACGCGGCCGCCGGGCGGCGTGCCGGCGGCTTCGGCTACGTCGGTGGCGCGAGCGGCGGACTCTCCTTCGGGCTCAGGGACTTCTGGCAGCGCCACCCGGCCCAGCTCGACGTCCGGGGCGCCCACACGGAGGCCGCCGAGGCCACCGTATGGCTGTACTCGCCCGAGGCGCTCCCGCTCGACCTGCGCTTCTACCACGACGGGCTGGGGCAGGACACGTACGAGAAGCAGTCCGACGGTGGTCTGGAGATCACCTATGAGGACTACGAGCCCGGCTTCGGTACGCCGTACGGCATCGCGCGGACCAGTGAACTGACCTTCTGGGCCGTGGAGAAGACACCGTCGGCCGATGTGCTCGCCGCGCAGGCCGCCGCCACCGCGACGCCGCCGCTCCTCACCGCCACGCCCGAACGGCTGCACGCGGCCGGGGTGTTCGGCGACTGGGCGCCCGTCGACCGTTCCGACAAGGCCCGGGCGGTCGTCGAGGACCGCCTCGACGAGCTGTTCGCCTACTACGTCGGGCAGCGGGAGCAGCACCGCTGGTACGGCTTCCTGGACTACGGCGACGTCCAGCACACCTACGACAACGACCGGCACGTCTGGCGCTACGACGTCGGCGGATTCGCCTGGGACAACTCGGAGTTGGGCACCGACCTGTGGCTCTGGTACCACTTCCTGCGCACCGGCTCCGCCGAGGTCTTCCGGTTCGCGGAGGCCATGACCCGGCACACCGGCGAGGTCGATGTGTACCACCTCGGCAAGTGGGCGGGCCTGGGCACCCGGCACGGCGTGCAGCACTGGGCGGACAGCGCCAAGCAGGTCCGTATCTCCACGGCCGCCAACCGCCGCTTCTACTACTTCCTCACCGGTGACGAGCGCACCGGCGACCTGCTGAGCGAACTCGTCGACGTGGAGCGGACGTTCCTGGCGGTCGACCCGCAGCGCAAGGTCCGCACCGACGGCTACACGCCCGGCGACCGGCACGCGCTGTCGGTCGGCTTCGGCACCGACTGGGGCGGCATCTCGGCGGCCTGGCTCACCGAGTGGGAGCGCCAGGGCCCGAAGGCCGCGCAGGCGAGGGCCAAGCTGGTCAACTCGGTGCGGACGATCGCCGCTCAGCCGAACGGGTTCTTCACCGGGACGGGACTGCTCGACGCGGACACCGGCGAGTTCGCCGTCACGACCGGTACCGCCGTGAGCGTGTCGCATCTGAGCGCCGTCTTCGGGCTCGTCGAGACCAACAGCGAACTCGTGTCGCTGTTCGGGGACGAGGAGCCCGAGTTCCGTACCGCCTGGCTGAACTACGCGCAGTACTACAACGGCACGGACGCCCAGAAGCGGCAACTCACCGGCTCCACCTGGAAGTCGGCGCTGCCCGCCGCCCACTCCCGGATCACCGCCTACGCGGCGCACCACCGGGACGACGCCACGCTCGCCAAGCGCGCGTGGAACGAGTTCTACGCCGGCAGCGACACCTACTTCCCCTCCAACGACTGGAACCCGGTCACCGTCAGGACGCCGGCCGTCCTGCGCACCACCGAGGAGATCCCGTGGATCTCCACCAACTCCTCGGCCCAGTGGGCCCTCGCCGCGATCCAGAACCTCGCCCTGATCGGAGACCGGATCCCGTCATGA
- a CDS encoding GDSL-type esterase/lipase family protein, with protein sequence MRRACLIAAVTAGLVMGAVRPVAATGDVVRPDDRRLAYEGHWGRTAEAATTVNSGARLRFRFTGDSVHALFDVSSITVPAQIYVSVDGGPKQLYAVDRNDLEIRAAGRGPHTVELSVKDVFSRAERWTPPLETGVVLTGVRGRLLGQKVPHARQLAFYGDSITQGVMALCDVNTSDCADGTAAYPTLVADALHASLTQVGFGRQGVIQTGNGGVPAASDAYGWNYAGSTADSDRKADVIVVNQGTNDTAWGPEEFRAAYRAYLDTLRAAAPHARILALRPFNGAHAEDIAAVVAELADTRIEFVDTTDWLSLTDGDFNGTVHPSSRGHRKVTDRLITLLAKEH encoded by the coding sequence ATGAGACGTGCCTGCTTGATCGCGGCGGTGACCGCGGGGCTGGTCATGGGGGCGGTGCGGCCCGTGGCGGCCACCGGCGATGTCGTACGCCCCGACGACCGGCGCCTGGCCTACGAGGGCCACTGGGGCCGCACCGCCGAGGCGGCGACCACCGTCAACTCCGGTGCCCGGCTGCGCTTCCGCTTCACCGGTGACAGCGTCCACGCCCTCTTCGACGTCTCGTCGATCACCGTGCCCGCGCAGATCTACGTATCGGTCGACGGCGGCCCGAAGCAGCTGTACGCCGTCGACCGGAACGACCTGGAGATCAGAGCGGCCGGGCGGGGGCCGCACACCGTCGAGCTGTCCGTGAAGGACGTCTTCTCGCGGGCCGAGCGGTGGACACCGCCGCTGGAGACCGGTGTGGTGCTCACCGGAGTGCGGGGCCGACTGCTGGGCCAAAAGGTTCCTCACGCGCGGCAGTTGGCGTTCTACGGCGACTCCATCACCCAGGGCGTCATGGCCCTGTGCGACGTCAACACCTCCGACTGCGCCGACGGTACGGCCGCCTATCCCACCCTGGTCGCCGACGCCCTGCACGCCTCGCTGACCCAGGTCGGCTTCGGGCGTCAGGGCGTGATCCAGACCGGCAACGGGGGAGTGCCGGCCGCGTCGGACGCGTACGGCTGGAACTACGCGGGCTCGACGGCGGATTCGGACCGCAAGGCCGATGTGATCGTGGTGAACCAGGGCACCAACGACACCGCGTGGGGGCCGGAAGAGTTCCGCGCCGCCTATCGCGCCTACCTCGACACGCTGCGGGCCGCGGCACCGCATGCGCGCATCCTCGCGCTGCGGCCGTTCAACGGCGCACACGCCGAGGACATCGCCGCCGTCGTCGCCGAACTCGCCGACACCCGGATCGAGTTCGTCGACACGACCGACTGGCTCTCCCTGACGGACGGGGACTTCAACGGGACCGTCCACCCGAGCTCCCGGGGCCATCGCAAGGTGACCGACCGACTGATCACCCTTCTCGCAAAGGAGCACTAG
- a CDS encoding M23 family metallopeptidase → MPAKGKHRRPKAQRLTRSIAVAGTGGAALALPLMGAAGAHAATPQSVPEKAVQSLPVAGKTATEKKTADKSAANTATARTYSVRSGDYLSKIADEQNVSGGWKKLYSDNREAVGSDPSLIHPGLKLTLGKKAAASTEKSAQKSAETRKSSSSSSSAESSKSSSSNTTAATQSSETTSTSSASGFTLPVAGATVGTPYRMSGSMWSSGYHTGVDFVVPTGTSLKAVGAGTVVSAGWGGAYGNQVVIRLADGYYAQYAHLSSLSVSSGQTVAEGQQVGLSGATGNVTGPHLHFEIRTTPDYGSDVDPLAYLRAKGVSVS, encoded by the coding sequence ATGCCCGCGAAGGGTAAGCACCGCCGTCCGAAGGCCCAGCGCCTCACCCGTTCGATCGCCGTCGCCGGCACCGGTGGCGCCGCACTCGCCCTCCCGCTGATGGGTGCCGCAGGTGCCCACGCGGCCACCCCGCAGTCCGTTCCGGAGAAGGCCGTCCAGTCCCTTCCGGTCGCCGGGAAGACGGCCACCGAGAAGAAGACCGCGGACAAGAGCGCCGCGAACACCGCGACCGCGCGCACCTATTCGGTGCGGTCCGGTGACTACCTCTCGAAGATCGCCGACGAGCAGAACGTCAGCGGTGGCTGGAAGAAGCTCTACTCCGACAACCGCGAGGCCGTCGGTTCCGACCCGTCGCTGATCCACCCCGGTCTGAAGCTCACCCTCGGCAAGAAGGCCGCGGCGAGCACGGAGAAGTCCGCGCAGAAGTCGGCCGAGACGCGGAAGTCCTCTTCGTCCTCCAGCTCCGCGGAATCCTCCAAGTCCTCCTCGTCGAACACGACGGCGGCGACGCAGAGCAGCGAGACGACCAGCACCAGCAGCGCCAGCGGCTTCACCCTCCCCGTGGCCGGCGCCACCGTCGGTACTCCGTACCGGATGTCCGGCAGCATGTGGTCCAGCGGCTACCACACGGGCGTCGACTTCGTCGTCCCGACCGGCACCTCGCTCAAGGCCGTGGGCGCGGGCACGGTCGTCTCCGCCGGCTGGGGCGGCGCGTACGGCAACCAGGTCGTCATCAGGCTCGCCGACGGCTACTACGCCCAGTACGCCCACCTCTCCTCGCTCTCGGTGTCGTCCGGCCAGACCGTCGCCGAGGGTCAGCAGGTCGGCCTCTCCGGTGCGACCGGCAACGTGACCGGCCCGCACCTCCACTTCGAGATCCGCACCACGCCGGACTACGGCTCGGACGTGGACCCGCTCGCCTACCTCCGCGCGAAGGGCGTCTCCGTCAGCTGA
- a CDS encoding alpha-galactosidase — translation MLEISETGRTWLLSGPASSYAVHLTADDVLLHLHWGPRIELADAEELAARPLPAERGFESPLDGREEYPVEGGPRFVRPALSVRTDERRGTEWTFESHETSGDGEELRLRFRDGGLAITLHYRMRGDVVERWVTLDNNQGPETVELLRADSATWTLPDREEWRLSHLHGRWAAESRLTSAPLTYGEKIIGSRRGHTGHQYLPWVALDTDATEERGEVYGCALGWSGSWRIAVAQLSDARVQITGGVGHDESGLLRLAAGESFTTPVFAGLWSDGGFGGASRAWHAYQRAYVIPDADRDRPVLFNSWEATEFDISEEQQGTLARRAAAIGVELFVVDDGWFGTRTSDRAGLGDWTPNRDRFPGGLKPLADHVHALGMQFGIWVEPEMVNPDSELYRAHPDWVQHQAGRKRTEFRNQLVLNLAREDVQEYLWGHLDALLGSAPIDYVKWDFNRSFTDAGWPGEAYPQRLWIDHVRAYYALLDRLRAAHPGVAFESCSGGGGRIDLGVMGRTDQVWTSDNTDPLDRLAIQHGFGQIHPARVMAAWVTDSPNAMLNGRVSSLRFRFVSAMAGVLGVGGDLTRWSEEELAEAGEWVELYKEIRPVVQRGDLHRLRPPRGGLSAVQYVLGDEAVVLAWLQAQSYGEPVPALRLRGLDPTASYECLETGEVHRGAVLLHHGLRVGLRGDLDAAVLRLRRI, via the coding sequence ATGCTGGAGATCTCCGAAACCGGCCGTACCTGGCTTCTCTCCGGGCCTGCCAGCAGTTATGCCGTCCACCTCACCGCGGACGACGTCCTGTTGCACCTCCACTGGGGCCCGAGGATCGAGCTGGCCGACGCCGAGGAACTCGCCGCCCGCCCCCTGCCCGCCGAACGCGGCTTCGAGTCCCCGCTCGACGGCCGCGAGGAGTACCCCGTCGAGGGCGGCCCCCGCTTCGTGCGGCCCGCGCTGTCGGTACGCACCGACGAGCGGCGCGGCACCGAGTGGACCTTCGAGTCCCACGAGACCTCCGGCGACGGCGAAGAGCTGCGGCTCCGGTTCCGTGACGGCGGGCTGGCGATCACGCTGCACTACCGGATGCGCGGCGACGTGGTGGAGCGCTGGGTGACCCTGGACAACAACCAGGGACCCGAGACCGTGGAGCTCCTGCGCGCCGACTCCGCCACCTGGACCCTGCCCGACCGCGAGGAGTGGCGGCTGTCCCATCTGCACGGCCGCTGGGCCGCCGAGTCCCGGCTGACCAGCGCCCCGCTCACCTACGGCGAGAAGATCATCGGCAGCCGCCGCGGGCACACCGGGCACCAGTACCTGCCATGGGTGGCGCTGGACACGGACGCCACCGAGGAGCGCGGCGAGGTCTACGGCTGCGCCCTCGGCTGGTCGGGCTCCTGGCGCATCGCCGTGGCCCAGCTCTCCGACGCGCGCGTGCAGATCACCGGCGGCGTCGGACACGACGAGTCGGGCCTGCTGCGGCTGGCGGCGGGGGAGTCCTTCACGACGCCCGTCTTCGCCGGTCTGTGGAGCGACGGCGGCTTCGGCGGGGCGAGCCGGGCGTGGCACGCGTACCAGCGTGCGTACGTCATCCCGGACGCCGACCGGGACCGGCCGGTGCTGTTCAACTCCTGGGAGGCCACCGAGTTCGACATCTCCGAGGAGCAGCAGGGCACCCTCGCCCGGCGGGCCGCGGCGATCGGCGTCGAGCTGTTCGTGGTCGACGACGGCTGGTTCGGCACCCGCACCAGCGACCGCGCCGGCCTCGGCGACTGGACGCCCAACCGCGACCGTTTCCCGGGCGGCCTGAAGCCCCTCGCCGACCACGTGCACGCGCTCGGCATGCAGTTCGGCATCTGGGTCGAGCCCGAGATGGTCAATCCGGACAGCGAGCTGTACCGGGCGCACCCGGACTGGGTTCAGCACCAAGCAGGACGAAAGCGGACGGAGTTCCGCAATCAGCTCGTGCTGAACCTCGCGCGTGAGGACGTCCAGGAGTACCTCTGGGGGCATCTCGACGCCCTTCTGGGCAGCGCCCCGATCGACTACGTGAAGTGGGACTTCAACCGCAGCTTCACCGACGCCGGCTGGCCGGGAGAGGCCTATCCGCAGCGGCTCTGGATCGACCATGTGCGCGCCTACTACGCCTTGCTGGACCGGCTGCGGGCCGCCCATCCGGGCGTCGCCTTCGAGTCCTGCTCGGGCGGGGGCGGCCGTATCGACCTCGGTGTCATGGGCCGCACGGACCAGGTGTGGACCTCCGACAACACCGACCCGCTCGACCGGCTCGCCATCCAGCACGGTTTCGGCCAGATCCACCCCGCGCGCGTGATGGCCGCCTGGGTCACCGACAGCCCGAACGCCATGCTCAACGGCCGGGTCAGCTCGCTGCGTTTCCGGTTCGTCAGCGCCATGGCCGGGGTGCTGGGCGTCGGCGGCGACCTCACGCGGTGGAGCGAGGAGGAGCTCGCCGAGGCCGGTGAGTGGGTGGAGCTCTACAAGGAGATCCGGCCCGTGGTGCAGCGCGGTGACCTCCACCGGCTGCGACCGCCGCGGGGCGGGCTCAGTGCCGTCCAGTACGTCCTCGGGGACGAGGCCGTCGTGCTCGCCTGGCTCCAGGCGCAGAGCTACGGCGAGCCCGTACCGGCGCTGCGGTTGCGCGGGCTCGACCCGACAGCGTCGTACGAATGCCTCGAAACGGGCGAAGTCCACAGGGGTGCCGTATTGCTGCATCACGGACTTCGCGTCGGATTGCGCGGCGACCTTGATGCGGCAGTTCTCCGGCTGCGTCGCATCTGA
- a CDS encoding helix-turn-helix domain-containing protein, protein MESMSSPEPEPADALTVVAPQLRALRRRASLTLEAAARAAGLSPAHLSRLETGQRQPSLPMLLALARIYGTTVSELLGETVAERDAVVRAADMEPTAAGGWTYWPAGAPGRGMQALRVHVPHGSQGDIVRVHPGEEWLYVLTGRLRLRLGDTTHVLAPGDSAHFDSLTPHRIAAQDPDGVELLFVHTLLQSPTATLCLGPTPGETS, encoded by the coding sequence ATGGAGAGCATGAGCTCTCCGGAACCCGAGCCGGCCGACGCCCTCACCGTCGTCGCGCCGCAGCTCCGCGCGCTGCGACGACGCGCCTCCCTCACCCTGGAGGCCGCGGCCCGTGCCGCCGGGCTGTCGCCCGCCCATCTCTCCCGGCTGGAGACCGGGCAGCGCCAGCCCTCGCTGCCGATGCTGCTCGCGCTCGCCCGTATCTACGGTACGACCGTCTCGGAGCTGCTCGGTGAGACGGTCGCCGAACGGGACGCCGTCGTGCGCGCCGCCGACATGGAACCGACCGCCGCGGGCGGCTGGACCTACTGGCCGGCCGGTGCGCCCGGACGCGGCATGCAGGCGCTGCGCGTGCACGTCCCGCACGGCTCGCAGGGCGACATCGTGCGGGTCCACCCCGGCGAGGAGTGGCTGTACGTCCTCACAGGACGGCTGCGGCTGCGCCTCGGGGACACCACCCACGTGCTCGCCCCGGGCGACAGCGCGCACTTCGACTCGCTGACCCCGCACCGCATCGCGGCCCAGGACCCCGACGGGGTCGAGCTGCTCTTCGTCCACACCCTGCTGCAGAGCCCGACAGCCACGCTGTGCCTGGGCCCCACCCCTGGAGAGACGTCATGA
- a CDS encoding tyrosine-protein phosphatase, with the protein MTQQIPSTEPELTGVRNFRDVGGLPTVDGRRVRYGVLFRSGHLAHATDEDAAFLSSLGLHTIFDFRNASDQKLEGPDVELPGVRNVNLPLSDPADGSEFWKMVRDGEIEQLREILGDDKAANRMIASYRKIVKERTAEHSRVLHSLAEESVPALMHCAAGKDRAGLSIAVTLLALGVEREAIVADYLESNAKHRRYKVHRSSKSVAAYSPEVMELLGPLFDARAEYLQAAFETIEETWGSVDAYLEQGLGLTPQLRDRLRERLLD; encoded by the coding sequence GTGACGCAGCAGATCCCGTCGACCGAGCCCGAGCTGACCGGAGTCCGCAACTTCCGGGATGTCGGCGGTCTGCCGACGGTGGACGGACGGCGGGTGCGGTACGGGGTGCTGTTCCGCAGCGGTCACCTGGCGCACGCGACCGACGAGGACGCCGCGTTCCTCTCCTCCCTGGGGCTGCACACGATCTTCGACTTCCGCAACGCGTCGGACCAGAAGCTGGAGGGCCCCGACGTCGAGCTGCCGGGCGTGCGCAATGTGAACCTCCCGCTGAGCGACCCGGCGGACGGCTCGGAGTTCTGGAAGATGGTCCGGGACGGCGAGATCGAGCAGTTGCGCGAGATCCTCGGCGACGACAAGGCGGCCAACCGGATGATCGCCTCGTACCGCAAGATCGTGAAGGAGCGCACCGCCGAGCACTCCCGCGTCCTGCACTCCCTCGCCGAGGAGAGCGTCCCCGCGCTGATGCACTGCGCGGCGGGCAAGGACCGCGCCGGCCTGTCCATCGCCGTGACGCTGCTCGCCCTCGGTGTGGAGCGGGAGGCGATCGTCGCGGACTACCTGGAGTCGAACGCCAAGCACCGCCGCTACAAGGTGCACCGCAGCAGCAAGTCCGTCGCCGCCTACTCCCCCGAGGTGATGGAGCTGCTCGGCCCGCTCTTCGACGCGCGCGCCGAATATCTCCAGGCCGCGTTCGAGACGATCGAGGAGACCTGGGGCAGCGTCGACGCCTACCTGGAGCAGGGGCTCGGCCTGACCCCGCAGCTCCGGGACCGGCTGCGCGAGCGGCTCCTCGACTGA
- a CDS encoding DUF6126 family protein has product MKDMEERFPRGIWVRLIIYIAVGHLFAAFIYLLFELGAQQ; this is encoded by the coding sequence ATGAAGGACATGGAGGAGCGGTTCCCGCGCGGTATCTGGGTGCGGCTGATCATCTACATCGCGGTGGGGCACCTCTTCGCGGCCTTCATCTACCTGCTGTTCGAGCTCGGAGCCCAGCAGTAG
- a CDS encoding rhamnogalacturonan lyase family protein: MHRPYRRRTVAVASAALLAGLFSAPAGHAAEAPRRVVENLDRGLVAVPSGEGTFLSWRLLGTEYARHGNALAFNVYKNGRRLNRTPVTQSTTYQDDTPGKGTYTVRVVVNGREQKRSPAALDFAQGYAEIPLATADGYIVQHAWPGDLDGDGRYEVVVSRLSGTRDRPDLLEAYTLTGERLWRVDQGPGSYTQVGGNGANDPAPAAISGSTAIGGYRNDDNVTVFDLDGDGKAEVLVHTADGTTFADGSQVTAASPANQFVSVIDGPTGTERTRQPVPDDFVADGPSGGHFGIAYLDGEHPSLVTKLVTRAGAKRGAFRILFQTWDFDGTDLTPRWKYVVPATSGATSFHQIRTVDVDLDGKDEIADGNYVVNSDGTLRYVVDGAGHGDRFHIADLDPDRPGLEGFAIQQAELGVIPNFPWYYYDADTGERLVTGQHPADWVDDTDIDVGRGSTGDIDPNHPGYEYWTSTADVTAPGAGVRNVQDGKVSTTTPSVNFRIWWDGDKASENLDLTHVEKWDPATETTSKIFEPSGVVSGARNATPFYGDILGDWREEILAETADHTALRLYTTTEPTRTRLYTLAQNAEYRLGWTVRGYLQSTYTDYYLGTETRRVPKPSITLPEGAVRRDDHA, translated from the coding sequence GTGCACCGCCCGTACCGCCGAAGAACCGTCGCCGTCGCCTCGGCGGCCCTGCTGGCCGGGTTGTTCTCCGCACCCGCCGGACACGCCGCCGAGGCCCCGCGCCGGGTCGTCGAGAACCTCGACCGCGGTCTCGTCGCCGTACCCTCCGGAGAGGGCACGTTCCTCAGCTGGCGGTTGCTCGGCACCGAGTACGCGCGCCACGGCAACGCCCTCGCCTTCAACGTGTACAAGAACGGGCGGCGGCTGAACCGCACGCCGGTCACCCAGTCCACGACCTACCAGGACGACACGCCCGGCAAGGGCACCTACACCGTGCGCGTCGTCGTCAACGGGCGCGAGCAGAAGCGGAGTCCGGCCGCGCTCGACTTCGCGCAGGGTTACGCCGAGATCCCGCTCGCGACCGCCGACGGCTACATCGTGCAGCATGCCTGGCCCGGTGACCTCGACGGCGACGGGCGGTACGAGGTCGTCGTCAGCCGGCTCTCCGGGACCCGCGACAGGCCCGATCTGCTGGAGGCGTACACGCTGACCGGCGAGCGGCTGTGGCGCGTCGACCAGGGGCCCGGCTCGTACACCCAGGTCGGCGGGAACGGCGCCAACGACCCGGCGCCCGCGGCGATCAGCGGCTCCACGGCGATCGGCGGCTATCGCAACGACGACAACGTCACGGTGTTCGACCTGGACGGTGACGGCAAGGCCGAGGTGCTGGTGCACACGGCCGACGGCACCACCTTCGCGGACGGCTCCCAGGTCACCGCGGCCTCGCCCGCGAACCAGTTCGTCTCCGTGATCGACGGCCCGACCGGCACCGAGCGCACCCGGCAGCCCGTCCCCGACGACTTCGTCGCCGACGGTCCCTCCGGCGGCCACTTCGGCATCGCCTACCTCGACGGCGAACACCCCAGCCTGGTCACCAAGTTGGTCACCCGCGCCGGGGCCAAGCGCGGGGCCTTCCGAATCCTCTTCCAGACCTGGGACTTCGACGGCACCGACCTGACACCCCGGTGGAAGTACGTCGTCCCCGCCACCAGCGGCGCGACCAGCTTCCACCAGATCCGCACCGTCGACGTCGACCTCGACGGCAAGGACGAGATCGCCGACGGCAACTACGTCGTCAACAGCGACGGCACGCTCCGGTACGTCGTCGACGGCGCCGGGCACGGCGATCGCTTCCACATCGCCGACCTCGACCCCGACCGTCCCGGCCTGGAGGGATTCGCCATCCAGCAGGCCGAGCTGGGCGTGATCCCGAACTTCCCCTGGTACTACTACGACGCCGACACCGGCGAGCGGCTGGTCACCGGACAGCACCCGGCGGACTGGGTCGACGACACCGACATCGACGTCGGCCGCGGCAGCACCGGCGACATCGACCCCAACCACCCGGGCTACGAGTACTGGACCTCCACCGCCGACGTCACCGCCCCCGGCGCCGGCGTCCGCAACGTCCAGGACGGCAAGGTCTCCACGACCACGCCCAGCGTCAACTTCCGCATCTGGTGGGACGGCGACAAGGCCTCGGAGAACCTCGACCTCACCCACGTGGAGAAGTGGGACCCGGCGACCGAGACCACCTCGAAGATCTTCGAGCCGTCCGGTGTCGTCTCCGGCGCCCGCAACGCCACCCCGTTCTACGGCGACATCCTGGGCGACTGGCGCGAGGAGATCCTCGCCGAGACCGCCGACCACACCGCGCTGCGGCTCTACACCACCACCGAGCCGACGAGGACACGCCTCTACACCCTCGCGCAGAACGCCGAGTACCGCCTCGGCTGGACCGTACGCGGCTATCTCCAGTCGACGTACACCGACTACTACCTCGGCACCGAGACCCGCCGGGTGCCGAAGCCCTCGATCACCCTCCCGGAAGGAGCCGTCCGCCGTGACGACCACGCGTAG